From Acinetobacter lwoffii, a single genomic window includes:
- a CDS encoding tetratricopeptide repeat protein, with translation MKKLLLSTTLLAGLFGMQAHADYVAPSPSVASQAAQYSIMDINSLTKAAKAGQAGAQFYLATKYQYGKDIQKDERQAFAWYKAAADQGLAVAQLNVGRMLADGIGTRKDEALARQYFEKAASRGDNRASFNLAMMEEKKKNYMGAYQWYELSTRDGMLDNKVITLSEGRKTALAANLTQEQIRQARDRADRWIQAQ, from the coding sequence ATGAAAAAATTATTATTAAGTACGACGCTACTGGCTGGACTTTTTGGCATGCAAGCCCATGCAGATTATGTTGCACCGAGTCCTTCTGTTGCCAGTCAAGCGGCTCAGTATTCCATTATGGATATCAATAGTCTGACCAAAGCGGCGAAAGCCGGTCAGGCGGGTGCACAGTTTTATCTGGCCACCAAATACCAGTATGGTAAAGACATCCAGAAAGATGAACGTCAGGCCTTTGCTTGGTATAAAGCAGCAGCCGATCAAGGTCTGGCAGTTGCTCAGCTAAATGTCGGCCGTATGCTAGCCGATGGCATTGGTACCAGAAAAGATGAAGCGCTGGCGCGTCAGTATTTTGAAAAAGCGGCCAGCCGTGGCGATAACCGTGCCAGCTTTAACCTGGCAATGATGGAAGAGAAAAAGAAAAACTATATGGGCGCTTACCAGTGGTATGAACTTTCTACCCGTGATGGCATGCTCGACAATAAAGTGATTACACTGTCTGAAGGCAGAAAAACTGCATTGGCGGCGAATTTGACCCAGGAACAGATCCGTCAGGCACGTGATCGCGCAGACCGTTGGATTCAGGCACAATAA
- the metW gene encoding methionine biosynthesis protein MetW, which produces MRIDQQLAEKWIKPGSSVLDLGCGDGELLAQMSKKHDIRAYGLEIDQEKIAIAVSRGLNIIQQDLNLGLSRFADQSFDNVVMAQALQAVDAPDVLLRDMVRVGKQAIITFPNFAHWKTRSFLAIKGRMPVSEALPYMWYNTPNIHLCTFRDFEALCAENNIKIINRLAVNGNQEDSLLSKHLPNLFGEVAIYRVSAL; this is translated from the coding sequence ATGCGTATCGATCAACAACTCGCTGAAAAGTGGATTAAGCCCGGTTCTAGCGTACTTGATCTCGGTTGTGGCGATGGTGAACTGCTGGCACAAATGAGTAAAAAGCACGATATTCGTGCATACGGATTAGAAATTGATCAGGAAAAGATTGCAATTGCAGTCAGTCGCGGGTTAAATATCATCCAGCAAGACTTAAACCTCGGCTTAAGCCGCTTTGCTGACCAGTCTTTTGACAACGTGGTCATGGCACAAGCTTTGCAAGCTGTAGATGCGCCTGACGTATTATTACGTGATATGGTGCGTGTGGGGAAACAGGCTATTATTACCTTCCCAAACTTTGCCCACTGGAAGACCCGTTCTTTCTTGGCAATCAAAGGGAGAATGCCGGTTTCTGAAGCCTTGCCGTATATGTGGTATAACACCCCGAATATCCACTTATGTACATTTCGTGATTTTGAAGCACTTTGTGCGGAAAATAACATCAAAATTATTAATCGACTCGCTGTGAACGGGAATCAAGAAGATAGTTTGCTGAGCAAGCATCTCCCTAATCTATTTGGTGAAGTCGCAATTTATCGAGTGAGCGCGCTATGA
- a CDS encoding homoserine O-succinyltransferase MetX, whose product MSFPADSVGIVVPQKFQFEEPLELECGRILPRFELMVETYGELNADKSNAILICHALSGHHHAAGYHHEDDKKAGWWDSCIGPGKAIDTSKFFVVSLNNIGGCSGSTGPISPNPENDNRPYGPDFPLVTVRDWVKTQALLSDRLGIDTWDAIIGGSLGGMQALQWSVDYPNRLRKCVIIASAPKLSAQNIAFNEVARQSILSDPDFHNGRYLENDSYPKRGLILARMVGHITYLSEEAMKQKFGRDLKSGKFMYGFDVEFQVESYLRYQGEQFSRNFDANTYLIMTKALDYFDPSREYEQSLKKAMANTQCKFLVVSFTTDWRFTPARSQEIVDALISNHKPVSYLDIDAEQGHDSFLFPIPLYVKSLRAFLGGEEHLKATPKEAV is encoded by the coding sequence GTGTCTTTTCCAGCTGACTCAGTGGGCATTGTTGTCCCACAAAAGTTCCAATTTGAAGAGCCGTTAGAGCTTGAATGCGGTCGCATCCTCCCACGTTTTGAACTGATGGTTGAAACTTATGGCGAACTCAATGCCGATAAGTCCAATGCCATTCTGATTTGTCATGCCCTTTCCGGTCATCACCATGCTGCTGGCTATCATCATGAAGATGATAAAAAAGCCGGCTGGTGGGATTCATGTATTGGTCCCGGCAAAGCTATTGATACGTCAAAATTCTTTGTGGTTTCACTGAATAATATTGGTGGCTGTAGCGGCTCTACCGGCCCGATCTCGCCAAACCCTGAAAATGACAACCGTCCTTATGGCCCCGATTTTCCATTGGTTACGGTCCGCGATTGGGTCAAAACCCAAGCCCTGCTCTCTGATCGTTTAGGAATTGATACCTGGGATGCCATCATTGGCGGTTCACTGGGTGGCATGCAGGCATTGCAATGGTCAGTGGATTATCCAAACCGTTTAAGAAAATGCGTGATTATTGCCAGCGCGCCAAAGCTTTCAGCACAAAATATTGCCTTTAACGAAGTGGCACGTCAGTCGATTTTGTCAGACCCAGATTTCCATAATGGCCGTTATCTGGAAAATGACAGCTATCCTAAACGTGGCCTGATTCTGGCACGTATGGTCGGCCATATTACCTACCTGTCCGAAGAAGCCATGAAGCAGAAGTTTGGCCGCGATTTGAAATCAGGCAAATTTATGTATGGTTTCGATGTTGAATTTCAGGTCGAAAGCTATTTGCGTTATCAGGGTGAACAGTTCAGCCGTAACTTCGATGCCAATACCTATCTGATCATGACCAAGGCACTGGATTACTTTGATCCGTCGCGTGAATATGAACAGTCGCTCAAAAAAGCCATGGCCAATACCCAGTGCAAGTTCCTGGTGGTGTCATTCACCACTGACTGGCGTTTTACTCCTGCCCGCTCGCAAGAAATCGTGGACGCCTTAATTAGCAACCATAAACCTGTCAGCTATCTGGATATTGATGCCGAACAGGGTCATGACTCTTTCCTGTTCCCGATTCCGCTCTATGTAAAATCTTTGCGTGCATTCCTGGGAGGTGAAGAACACCTGAAAGCAACACCAAAGGAGGCCGTATAA
- the leuA gene encoding 2-isopropylmalate synthase — MMLADPSKKYRRMYQRVDLPDRQWPNNEINKAPIWMSTDLRDGNQAIFEPMNMEQKFKMFQMLVKIGFKHIEIGFPSASQIDFDFTRKLIEEGHIPDDVYIEVLVQARDHLIQRTFESLQGAKRAIVHIYNSNSPTFRNKVLNVDVEGAKQLAINAAQKVKEYAAKQPETEFVFQYSPECFTATELEVAKDVCDAVTEIWEASPENKVILNLPATVEVSGPHIYADQIEWMHRNIQRRDGVIISVHCHNDRGCGIAASELAIMAGADRVEGCVFGNGERTGNVDVAAIALNMYTQGVAPNLDFSNINEIIATVEECTGLPVHPRHPYAGDLVFTAFSGSHQDAIKKGFEFQKNEEIWDMPYLPIDPKDLGRDYDAVIRVNSQSGKGGIAYLLESNYNVILPRRLQIEFSQIVQKRTDEQGTEISATEIWKLFKETYVDAKNVHYSAKNYKLSDDNGNQVIELDLEIDGQSRRVRGEGNGPISAILDALQLPIDVVNYEERSISSGAHAKALALIELQVKGTGKSAFGAGVHDNIVTSSIEAIIASTNRLIDQGVLSTDQVIAAAV, encoded by the coding sequence ATGATGTTGGCTGATCCAAGTAAAAAATACCGTCGCATGTATCAACGTGTGGATTTACCAGACCGTCAATGGCCGAACAATGAAATCAACAAAGCGCCAATCTGGATGAGTACCGACCTGCGTGACGGTAACCAAGCGATCTTTGAGCCAATGAACATGGAGCAGAAATTCAAGATGTTCCAGATGTTGGTGAAAATCGGTTTCAAGCATATTGAAATCGGCTTCCCGTCAGCATCACAAATTGACTTTGACTTTACCCGTAAATTGATTGAAGAAGGTCATATTCCGGATGACGTTTATATCGAGGTCTTGGTTCAGGCACGTGATCATTTGATTCAACGTACCTTTGAATCTTTACAAGGTGCGAAACGTGCCATTGTACATATCTATAATTCTAACTCGCCGACATTCCGCAACAAAGTCTTGAATGTTGATGTTGAAGGTGCAAAACAGTTAGCCATTAATGCTGCACAGAAAGTAAAAGAATATGCCGCAAAACAGCCGGAAACTGAATTCGTATTTCAGTACAGCCCGGAGTGTTTTACTGCAACCGAATTAGAAGTCGCGAAAGATGTCTGCGATGCCGTCACTGAAATCTGGGAAGCATCTCCAGAGAATAAAGTGATCTTGAACTTGCCTGCAACGGTAGAAGTTTCAGGTCCACACATCTATGCCGATCAAATCGAATGGATGCACCGTAACATTCAGCGTCGTGATGGCGTGATCATTTCAGTTCACTGCCACAACGACCGTGGCTGTGGCATTGCCGCTTCTGAATTGGCAATTATGGCTGGTGCTGACCGGGTTGAAGGCTGTGTCTTCGGAAATGGTGAGCGTACCGGTAACGTCGACGTGGCTGCGATTGCCTTGAACATGTATACCCAAGGTGTAGCACCAAACTTGGATTTCTCCAACATCAATGAAATCATTGCGACTGTGGAAGAATGTACTGGTTTACCTGTGCACCCGCGTCATCCTTATGCCGGTGATTTGGTGTTTACTGCATTCTCGGGTTCGCATCAGGATGCCATCAAAAAAGGTTTCGAGTTCCAGAAAAACGAAGAAATCTGGGATATGCCGTACTTGCCAATCGACCCGAAAGATTTAGGCCGTGATTATGACGCCGTGATCCGTGTTAACTCACAATCAGGTAAAGGCGGTATTGCTTACTTGTTAGAATCGAACTACAACGTGATCTTGCCGCGTCGTTTACAGATTGAATTCTCTCAGATCGTACAAAAACGTACCGATGAGCAAGGCACTGAAATCAGCGCGACCGAAATCTGGAAGTTGTTCAAGGAAACCTATGTGGATGCTAAAAACGTTCACTATTCTGCGAAAAACTACAAATTGTCAGATGACAATGGCAATCAGGTGATTGAGCTTGATCTTGAAATTGATGGCCAGTCACGTCGTGTTCGTGGTGAAGGCAATGGTCCAATTTCTGCGATTTTGGATGCACTTCAGTTGCCGATTGACGTGGTGAACTATGAAGAGCGCAGCATCAGTTCAGGTGCTCATGCCAAAGCCTTGGCTTTGATCGAACTTCAAGTGAAAGGTACTGGTAAATCTGCCTTTGGTGCCGGGGTACATGACAACATCGTGACCTCTTCCATCGAAGCAATTATTGCCTCGACCAACCGTCTGATTGATCAGGGTGTTTTAAGCACTGATCAGGTGATTGCTGCTGCGGTCTAA
- a CDS encoding Fe2+-dependent dioxygenase, whose protein sequence is MLHHIPNVLSKEQVQYFREEMNKIEWVNGKVTAGTLSATVKQNQQLPEDHPLTQHLSTIILESLGQHALFLSAAIPLDIIPPLFNRYENNESFGFHVDNSIRRIRGSNERLRTDLSCTVFLSEPEEYVGGELVVEDTYGYHEVKLPAGDMILYPSTSLHEVTPITSGCRIASFFWVQSMIRDDAERHMLFNLDQSIQNLRMQLGDQHAEVMKLTNLYHNLMRKWAEL, encoded by the coding sequence GTGCTGCATCATATTCCAAATGTACTGAGCAAAGAACAGGTGCAATATTTCCGTGAGGAGATGAATAAGATTGAGTGGGTCAATGGCAAAGTTACCGCGGGTACACTCTCTGCCACCGTGAAACAGAATCAGCAATTACCTGAAGATCATCCCCTGACCCAGCATTTAAGCACAATCATTCTTGAATCTCTGGGACAGCATGCTTTATTTTTATCAGCTGCAATTCCTCTGGATATTATTCCTCCCCTGTTTAACCGCTATGAAAATAATGAATCTTTCGGCTTTCATGTCGACAATTCGATTCGTCGTATCCGTGGCAGCAATGAACGCCTTAGAACGGATTTATCCTGTACGGTTTTCTTGAGTGAACCTGAAGAATATGTCGGTGGTGAACTGGTGGTCGAAGACACTTATGGTTATCACGAAGTAAAATTGCCTGCCGGCGATATGATTCTGTATCCGTCGACCAGCCTGCATGAAGTCACGCCAATCACTTCCGGTTGTCGAATTGCTTCATTTTTTTGGGTACAAAGCATGATCCGGGATGATGCAGAGCGGCATATGCTGTTTAATCTGGATCAGAGTATTCAAAACCTGAGAATGCAGCTGGGCGATCAGCATGCAGAAGTGATGAAACTGACCAATCTGTATCATAATTTAATGCGTAAATGGGCTGAACTTTAA
- a CDS encoding TonB-dependent receptor: MTFIKTRKKIVSSAIVSSLSMVAASAMAEEQVIQLETIHQEVKAEQAPSLKVDQSANSKFVAPLLDTPKSVSVISKQLIADTQVTTLADALRTVPGITLGAGEGGNPNGDRPFIRGYNSESSMYVDGVRNATSQNREMFAVEQVEVTKGSASAMGGAGTTGGSINMISKVAKAGDFLEGSVAGGTDNYQRITLDGNKDFGNGIAARVAVMGHQNEKAGQKDGAEYKRAGIAPSISFGLDTSTRATLSYYYLKTDDTPDSGIPYNNPFGAPRTATATATATATATDYRPLNGNGKPIDVKQGQYYGWKDRDFQKQENQIGTIKLEHDLTDNLTISNTAVYGNSKNDYLWTNPDDSQGNFYNKAGFTSELTGNVWARANSRVANTDAFTDQLALTGKFNTGMLKHSFNLGAEYSDQETDRTQYIIDGVNATGNVHNACNAGDITSGWCTSVQNPNRGPWTGTLSTNGADQYNIQSKSKSVYFLDSIEFTPQWLLDLGVRWDDYSTEQTMTYGARNNAVTGANNTPITASAGDQVTIKNDKDFINYQAGLTFKPVENGSIYASYATSSNPVGVDGGDGSEGITAAINNLKPEEVRTMELGTKWDVLNDKLNLTAAIFRTEKTNTRATGDDGTTSNIGETRVDGIELGVNGNITDKWAVSAGYTYLDSELVDGGYENIGTTAAPIYISNRSNGNQVQNVAKNSATLWTTYAVTPALTLGAGAVAMDKVYGNATNTKFVPGYVRYDAMARYNVNKNVDLQLNLNNLSDERYFTKAYSSHYATEAEGRSAVLAVNFKY, from the coding sequence ATGACCTTCATTAAAACACGTAAAAAAATCGTTTCCTCTGCAATTGTTTCATCTTTATCAATGGTAGCTGCATCTGCGATGGCAGAAGAACAGGTGATCCAGTTAGAGACTATTCATCAAGAAGTCAAAGCTGAACAAGCACCCAGCTTAAAAGTAGATCAATCTGCGAATAGCAAATTTGTTGCGCCTTTACTCGACACCCCCAAGTCAGTTTCAGTGATTTCAAAACAGCTGATTGCCGATACACAAGTGACGACTTTAGCTGATGCACTGCGTACAGTTCCGGGGATTACCTTGGGTGCAGGTGAAGGTGGTAATCCGAATGGTGACCGTCCATTTATTCGCGGTTATAACTCTGAAAGCTCGATGTATGTAGACGGCGTTCGTAATGCCACTTCACAAAACCGTGAAATGTTTGCGGTAGAACAAGTTGAAGTGACCAAAGGTTCTGCTTCTGCCATGGGCGGTGCAGGCACCACTGGCGGTAGCATTAATATGATTTCTAAAGTCGCTAAAGCAGGCGATTTTCTAGAAGGCTCGGTCGCTGGCGGCACTGACAATTACCAACGTATTACTTTAGATGGCAACAAAGATTTTGGTAACGGCATTGCTGCACGTGTTGCCGTCATGGGACATCAAAACGAAAAAGCAGGCCAGAAAGACGGTGCAGAATATAAACGTGCCGGGATTGCACCGAGTATTAGCTTTGGTCTAGACACCTCTACTCGCGCGACTTTAAGTTATTACTACTTAAAAACCGATGACACACCAGATTCAGGTATTCCCTATAACAACCCATTTGGTGCTCCAAGAACTGCAACAGCAACAGCAACAGCAACAGCAACAGCAACAGACTATCGTCCATTAAATGGCAACGGCAAGCCAATTGACGTTAAACAAGGTCAATATTACGGCTGGAAAGATCGTGACTTCCAGAAACAGGAAAATCAGATCGGAACCATCAAATTAGAACATGATTTAACTGATAATCTAACCATTAGCAATACTGCTGTGTATGGCAACTCTAAGAATGATTACCTGTGGACCAATCCAGATGACTCTCAGGGTAACTTTTACAACAAAGCAGGTTTTACAAGTGAATTAACAGGAAATGTCTGGGCGCGTGCCAACTCACGTGTGGCAAATACTGATGCTTTTACCGACCAACTTGCTTTAACCGGTAAATTTAATACCGGTATGCTTAAACATAGTTTTAATCTAGGTGCCGAATATTCAGACCAAGAAACTGACCGTACCCAATACATTATCGATGGTGTTAACGCTACAGGTAATGTACACAATGCCTGTAACGCTGGTGATATTACTTCAGGCTGGTGTACTTCGGTACAAAACCCAAACCGTGGGCCATGGACAGGTACATTAAGTACCAATGGTGCCGACCAGTACAATATTCAAAGCAAATCCAAGTCTGTTTATTTCCTAGATAGTATTGAATTCACCCCTCAGTGGCTTTTAGATTTGGGCGTTCGTTGGGATGACTACTCAACTGAGCAAACCATGACTTATGGTGCACGAAATAATGCGGTTACTGGTGCAAACAATACACCGATTACAGCAAGTGCTGGCGATCAAGTGACGATTAAAAATGATAAAGATTTTATCAACTATCAAGCTGGTCTTACTTTTAAACCGGTTGAAAATGGCAGCATCTATGCAAGTTATGCGACTTCGTCTAATCCAGTCGGTGTAGATGGTGGCGATGGTTCTGAAGGGATTACAGCTGCAATCAATAATCTTAAACCTGAAGAAGTCCGCACTATGGAACTAGGAACCAAATGGGATGTCTTGAATGATAAGCTCAACTTGACTGCAGCTATTTTCCGTACCGAAAAAACCAATACTCGTGCGACCGGAGATGATGGCACCACAAGTAATATTGGTGAAACTCGTGTCGATGGTATTGAGCTTGGTGTAAATGGGAACATCACAGATAAATGGGCAGTTTCTGCAGGTTATACTTATTTAGACAGTGAGTTAGTTGATGGTGGTTATGAAAATATTGGCACTACAGCAGCTCCAATCTACATTTCCAATAGAAGTAATGGTAATCAGGTTCAAAACGTCGCGAAAAACAGTGCAACCCTTTGGACTACTTATGCAGTAACTCCTGCTTTAACCCTAGGTGCTGGTGCCGTCGCAATGGATAAAGTCTATGGTAATGCTACTAATACCAAGTTTGTACCAGGCTATGTTCGCTATGATGCCATGGCACGTTATAACGTGAATAAAAACGTTGATTTGCAATTAAACCTTAATAACCTGTCTGATGAACGCTATTTCACAAAAGCCTATTCATCTCATTATGCGACCGAAGCAGAAGGCCGTAGTGCAGTGTTAGCAGTCAACTTTAAATATTAA
- the tnpC gene encoding IS66 family transposase, with amino-acid sequence MNTLPDLSQLTHEQLLEFTRQLALQHQSLAQSNQQLDARVQHLEVTNQQLDSKVQHLSILNQKYEHELALFKQHKFGSKNEHLTAKQIHLWDEAVEEDIAAVDLELERLNADKTDAVTHKAKTNKPKRRPLPDHLHTIRIEHEPASTQCACGCQLRRIGEDVSEKLHFRPAQFYKEQHVRGKWVCDQCDTLTQQAMPAYVIDKGIASPELLSHVLVSKYADHLPLYRQRLIYQRAGIELSRSTLSDWIGRCGVELEPLANALKEVVLQQQVLHADETPVTIMRMGENDKKPKKGYVWAYATTQYNPVQAVIYDFQDSRSGQHAAEFLKGWQGYLVCDDYSGYKARFKSGQVIEVGCMAHARRKFHELHVTGKSQVAEQALVLIQKLYAIEAELRKKTDGTAEDRREYRQQHSQPVMQQLYEWLNQHHLTVPSSSPTAKAINYTLKRWPALSRYLDDGNLPICNNWVENQMRPWALGRKNWLFAGSLRSGQRAANIMTLIQSAKLNGLDPYAYLSDVLKRLPTHKVTQIEELLPHCWKPKSN; translated from the coding sequence ATGAATACGCTGCCTGACTTAAGCCAACTGACCCATGAACAACTGCTGGAATTCACCAGACAGTTGGCGCTGCAGCATCAGTCTCTAGCACAATCAAACCAGCAATTAGATGCCAGAGTTCAACATCTTGAAGTCACCAATCAGCAATTAGATTCTAAAGTTCAACATCTTTCTATTCTCAATCAAAAATACGAGCATGAACTCGCACTATTTAAACAGCACAAATTCGGCAGTAAAAACGAACATCTCACTGCAAAACAAATCCACCTGTGGGATGAAGCGGTTGAAGAAGATATTGCCGCGGTTGATCTAGAACTGGAACGGCTAAATGCAGATAAAACCGATGCAGTGACACACAAAGCCAAAACCAATAAACCTAAACGTCGACCACTGCCAGATCATCTACACACCATCCGTATTGAGCATGAACCTGCATCAACCCAATGTGCTTGTGGCTGCCAACTCCGTCGTATCGGCGAAGATGTCAGTGAAAAACTGCATTTCAGACCGGCACAGTTCTATAAGGAACAGCATGTGCGTGGTAAATGGGTCTGTGATCAGTGTGACACTCTGACTCAGCAAGCGATGCCCGCCTATGTGATTGATAAAGGTATTGCTTCACCTGAACTGCTCAGCCATGTTTTGGTATCGAAATATGCCGATCATTTGCCGCTGTACCGTCAACGTCTGATCTATCAGCGGGCGGGAATCGAACTTTCTAGATCAACTTTATCTGACTGGATAGGTCGCTGCGGTGTAGAACTGGAACCTCTGGCCAATGCCTTAAAAGAGGTGGTACTACAACAGCAGGTGCTGCATGCAGATGAAACACCGGTCACCATCATGCGGATGGGTGAGAATGATAAAAAACCGAAGAAAGGTTATGTCTGGGCCTATGCCACTACACAGTACAATCCAGTTCAGGCGGTGATCTATGACTTTCAGGATAGTCGTTCAGGCCAGCATGCTGCAGAGTTCTTGAAAGGCTGGCAGGGTTATCTAGTCTGTGATGATTACAGTGGTTATAAAGCACGCTTTAAATCAGGCCAGGTCATTGAGGTGGGCTGCATGGCCCATGCACGTCGTAAATTCCATGAACTGCATGTAACTGGGAAAAGTCAGGTCGCTGAACAGGCATTAGTGCTGATTCAGAAACTGTATGCGATAGAAGCAGAACTCAGGAAAAAGACCGATGGTACAGCGGAAGACCGCCGCGAATACCGACAACAGCATAGTCAACCAGTGATGCAACAACTATATGAATGGCTCAACCAACATCATCTGACAGTGCCATCGAGTTCTCCCACCGCCAAGGCCATCAATTACACTCTGAAGCGTTGGCCAGCTTTAAGCCGCTATCTGGATGATGGCAATCTACCTATTTGCAATAATTGGGTCGAGAATCAGATGCGTCCCTGGGCGTTGGGGCGCAAGAACTGGCTGTTTGCAGGTTCGCTGCGCAGTGGTCAGCGAGCGGCAAACATCATGACGTTAATCCAGTCAGCAAAGCTGAATGGCTTGGATCCGTATGCCTATTTAAGTGATGTGCTGAAAAGGCTGCCGACACATAAAGTGACCCAGATTGAAGAGTTACTGCCACACTGCTGGAAACCTAAATCGAATTAA
- the tnpB gene encoding IS66 family insertion sequence element accessory protein TnpB (TnpB, as the term is used for proteins encoded by IS66 family insertion elements, is considered an accessory protein, since TnpC, encoded by a neighboring gene, is a DDE family transposase.) produces the protein MIRIDEIWLSTQPMDMRAGMDTAMAQIMKSFGSIKPHCAYLFCNKRGHRMKVLVHDGLGIWLCARRLEQGKFHWAQVHQGETVALSPEQLQALIQGLPWQRIGRQQVVTML, from the coding sequence ATGATCCGTATCGATGAAATCTGGTTGTCTACCCAGCCCATGGACATGCGTGCGGGTATGGATACGGCCATGGCGCAGATTATGAAATCCTTTGGTTCAATCAAACCGCATTGTGCTTACCTGTTCTGTAATAAACGTGGCCATCGTATGAAAGTACTGGTACATGATGGACTGGGCATCTGGCTGTGTGCCCGGCGGCTGGAACAGGGCAAATTTCACTGGGCTCAAGTTCACCAAGGTGAAACCGTAGCCCTCAGCCCGGAACAGTTACAGGCACTGATCCAGGGTTTGCCCTGGCAGCGCATTGGACGACAGCAGGTGGTGACGATGCTTTAA
- the tnpA gene encoding IS66-like element accessory protein TnpA: MTTNHQTSIASLAKKRRTYSAEFKQQIVQACKAPDVSIASVALQHGLNTNLVSKWIRLIDAKPGNDRSPLPNKPAFIALSCSAPLDPTPTDMLKVQITLPHSKAEIGLKWQVSEISALAELLKALAT, from the coding sequence ATGACTACAAATCACCAGACATCCATCGCATCTCTTGCGAAAAAACGAAGAACATACAGTGCTGAATTTAAACAGCAGATCGTTCAGGCTTGTAAAGCACCAGACGTTTCAATTGCTTCAGTCGCTTTGCAACATGGATTGAATACAAATCTTGTATCCAAATGGATTCGCTTAATTGATGCTAAGCCAGGGAATGATCGCTCACCACTACCGAATAAACCTGCATTTATTGCCTTATCTTGCTCTGCACCATTAGATCCTACTCCTACTGACATGTTAAAGGTTCAAATTACTTTACCCCACTCAAAAGCAGAAATTGGCTTGAAATGGCAAGTATCAGAAATATCTGCTTTAGCAGAATTACTCAAGGCACTTGCAACATGA